In a genomic window of Rhododendron vialii isolate Sample 1 chromosome 12a, ASM3025357v1:
- the LOC131311901 gene encoding uncharacterized protein LOC131311901 isoform X6, protein MAVVTGDRYLESLVKFVEKQAGALIDGTLVLKLNPVGLHYVQSRFEALAELEGLLAGAPVDYLRAYVSDLGDHRALEQLRRILRLLTSLKVVSVLPAPARDPTPVSLWPFGRLKVLELRGCDLSTSAARGLLELRHTLEKIICHNSTDALRHIFASRIAEIKDSPHWNRLSFVSCACNGLVLMDESLQLLPVVETLDLSRNKFAKVDYLRKCTRLKHLDLGFNHLRTIVSLSEVSCQIVKLVLRNNAISTLHGIENLKSLEGLDLSYNLISNFSELEILSGLQSLQSLWLEGNPLSCARWYRAHVFSFFRHPDKVELDEKRICTREFWKSQIIIASRQKRPASFGFYSPAKDDAELEGTINTKRKKHSRLASIECEEQAMQIGSDQDSVSCENETLSKENDISDEETEIVGLMNRIEDMKKERSALWLLEFKDWLDQESENFMDKAKYNASLSNPEREHNPKLRTRQRHHGESSRYVSDSFQASGDESSMNILESDSSFADNYSVLHARQYFDRINEAASKFSMEHTSRNSVSAVGKKDLKQEQLNTYPNDSCFSIGAGNYYLDPLAIGGAEKIDANNKITPKNAIVDIMESRSPSICPGSPPHYQQDILHRRNYLEEEFLQLSAKSYSVASSDSDTSLSEDDFTKFGSFIPEGDQSKIEEFSDRSGHLSRHQFEERHNKGHEVSPLMQNGVHLSASYAEQASGILASEHSPQLLRDNIPTSECDDAIVHCGKHEADWLERKNCRRKPKRRFILPVEEKNSVDGSGHPSLKLYGDVDNGMDRVEDERRREIHGSVLHSIDKKKTSDIGIPPSRSRNGVRIISGSDSVSLVAEDFIGNLFNSTIGDLGVHETCREYVQCNCIIEQKSGFGEAEVVVLLSSELKLYVLLINAANDGSGISLKLMGCHKIEDVREVLVGLGLQILRICMGMGGTYLFPTRSIHISRQLLCLLHSSDSDLGKQNFSTKSIESICIV, encoded by the exons ATGGCGGTCGTGACCGGAGACCGTTACCTCGAATCCCTCGTCAAATTCGTCGAGAAACAGGCGGGGGCCTTGATCGACGGAACCCTCGTCCTCAAGCTGAACCCCGTCGGGCTCCACTACGTCCAATCGCGGTTCGAGGCGCTCGCTGAGCTCGAGGGACTGCTCGCGGGCGCCCCCGTTGATTACCTCCGCGCCTACGTCTCCGACCTCGGCGACCACCGCGCGCTGGAGCAGCTGCGGCGGATCCTGCGGCTCCTGACGTCGCTCAAGGTGGTGTCGGTGCTGCCGGCTCCGGCCAGGGACCCCACGCCGGTGTCGCTGTGGCCGTTCGGGCGGTTGAAGGTTTTGGAGCTCCGCGGGTGTGATCTGTCGACTTCGGCTGCTAGGGGGCTTCTTGAATTGAGGCATACCTTGGAGAAGATTATATGTCATAATTCAACT GATGCACTGCGCCACATATTCGCAAGTAGAATTGCTGAGATAAAAGACTCCCCGCACTGGAACCGGTTGTCATTTGTTTCATGTGCTTGTAATGGATTGGTTCTCATGGATGAGTCTTTGCAACTTCTCCCAGTTGTTGAAACTCTTGATTTGAGTAGAAACAAGTTTGCAAAGGTGGATTATCTCCGGAAGTGTACAAGACTAAAGCACCTGGATCTTGGGTTCAATCACCTGAGAACAATTGTGTCACTTAGTGAG GTTTCCTGTCAAATTGTTAAACTTGTTTTGAGGAACAATGCTATAAGTACGTTGCATGGGATTGAGAATTTGAAGTCACTTGAAGGCCTTGATCTTTCGTACAATCTTATTTCCAACTTTTCAGAGCTAGAAATCCTTTCAGGCCTCCAATCATTGCAAAGCCTGTGGTTGGAAGGGAATCCATTAAGTTGTGCACGATGGTATAGGGCACACGTGTTCAGCTTTTTCCGTCACCCTGACAAA GTGGAATTAGATGAGAAGAGAATTTGCACAAGAGAGTTTTGGAAGAGTCAAATTATTATTGCAAGCAGGCAGAAACGACCTGCTAGCTTTGGATTTTATTCTCCAGCAAAAGATGATGCTGAATTGGAGGGAACTATCAACACGAAAAGG AAAAAGCATTCTCGTCTTGCTTCTATAGAATGTGAAGAGCAGGCAATGCAGATAGGCTCAGACCAAGATTCAGTGTCCTGTGAAAATGAAACTCTGAGCAAAGAGAATGACATTTCAGATGAGGAAACCGAAATTGTTGGTTTGATGAACAGGATCGAGGACATGAAAAAGGAGCGTTCTGCTCTTTGGTTGCTGGAGTTCAAGGACTGGTTGGATCAGGAATCTGAAAATTTTATGGACAAGGCTAAATATAATGCATCTCTATCAAATCCTGAACGCGAACATAATCCGAAACTAAGGACAAGACAAAGGCACCATGGAGAGAGCTCGAGATATGTTTCCGACTCTTTTCAAGCTTCAGGAGATGAGAGCAGCATGAACATCTTAGAGTCTGACAGCTCCTTTGCAGATAATTATAGTGTTCTGCATGCTCGTCAATACTTTGACCGAATTAATGAAGCAGCATCCAAATTCTCAATGGAGCATACCAGCAGAAATTCTGTGTCTGCTGTTGGAAAAAAGGATCTAAAGCAGGAGCAACTGAATACTTACCCTAATGACAGTTGTTTTTCTATTGGAGCTGGAAATTATTATCTTGATCCCTTGGCAATCGGAGGAGCTGAAAAGATTGATGCAAATAACAAAATTACACCAAAAAATGCTATTGTTGATATTATGGAGTCCCGTTCACCATCTATTTGCCCAGGATCACCACCTCATTATCAACAAGACATTCTGCATCGTCGCAACTACTTAGAGGAGGAATTTTTGCAGCTATCCGCCAAGTCCTATTCAGTTGCATCATCTGATAGTGATACCAGTCTTAGTGAAGATGATTTCACAAAATTTGGGTCCTTCATTCCCGAAGGTGATCAGTCAAAGATTGAAGAGTTCTCGGATAGGAGTGGGCATTTATCTAGGCATCAATTCGAGGAAAGACATAACAAGGGTCATGAGGTTTCACCGTTAATGCAAAATGGTGTACATTTGTCAGCTTCATATGCTGAACAAGCCTCTGGTATTTTGGCCTCAGAGCACTCGCCGCAATTGTTGCGGGATAACATTCCTACTAGCGAATGTGATGATGCAATTGTACATTGTGGGAAGCACGAGGCTGATTGGTTGGAGAGGAAAAATTGCAGAAGGAAACCTAAAAGAAGATTTATTTTGCCAGTGGAGGAGAAGAATAGCGTTGATGGCAGTGGGCACCCGTCACTAAAGTTGTATGGAGATGTGGATAATGGTATGGACAGGGTGGAAGATGAGCGACGCAGAGAAATCCATGGTAGTGTTCTGCACTCAATTGATAAGAAGAAGACAAGCGATATAGGAATTCCACCTTCCCGTAGCCGTAATGGTGTTAGAATCATTTCTGGGTCAGACTCAGTATCTTTGGTTGCTGAAGATTTCATTGGAAATCTTTTCAATTCTACTATTGGAGATTTAGGAGTTCATGAAACTTGTAGGGAGTATGTTCAATGCAATTGCATAATTGAGCAGAAGTCCGGATTTGGGGAAGC AGAAGTAGTAGTATTGCTGAGCAGCGAACTCAAGTTGTATGTACTACTTATCAATGCTGCAAACGATGGGTCAG GAATTAGCTTAAAACTAATGGGTTGTCACAAAATTGAAGATGTTAGAGAGGTGTTGGTCGGTTTAGGACTCCAGATTTTGAG GATATGCATGGGAATGGGTGGAACATATTTGTTTCCTACCAGAAGTATTCATATATCAAGGCAATTACTATGTTTATTGCATTCTTCTGATTCAGATCTGGGGAAGCAAAACTTTTCTACAAAAAG TATTGAATCGATTTGCATAGTCTGA